From Hypanus sabinus isolate sHypSab1 chromosome 32, sHypSab1.hap1, whole genome shotgun sequence, the proteins below share one genomic window:
- the LOC132384430 gene encoding oocyte zinc finger protein XlCOF6-like, whose translation MAHQRVHTGEQPFTCSDCGKQFTYSSKLKVHQRVHTGERPFICSDCGKGFTQSSTLQSHQRVHTGEKPFTCSDCGKGFTQSSSLQSHQRVHTGERPFTCPDCGKGFTLLSHLQRHQSVHTGKRPFTCSVCGKTFTQSSHLQSHQRVHTGEKPFTCSECGKGFTWSSDLLRHQRFHTGEKPFTCPDCGKGFTLLSHLQRHQSVHTGKRPFTCSVCGKAFTQSSHLQSHQRVHTRERPFSCSDCGKRFTQLSELQSHQRVHTREKLFTCSDCGKRFTRSSTLLAHQSVHTGEWSFTCCECGKGFTRSSHLLKHQRVHSG comes from the coding sequence atggctcaccagcgagttcacaccggggagcagccattcacctgctcagactgtgggaaacaATTCACTTACTCATCTaagctgaaggtacatcagcgagttcacactggggagaggccgttcatctgctcggactgtgggaagggattcactcagtcatccaccctacagagtcaccaacgagttcacactggggagaagccgttcacctgctcagactgtgggaagggattcactcagtcatccagcctacagagtcatcaacgagttcacactggggagaggccattcacctgcccagactgtgggaagggattcactttattatctcacctacagagacaccaatcAGTACACACTGGaaagaggccgttcacttgctcagtctgtgggaagacattcactcagtcatcccacctacagagtcaccagcgagttcacactggggagaagccgttcacctgctcagagtgtgggaaaggattcacttggtcatctgatctactgagacaccagcgatttcacactggggagaagccattcacctgcccagactgtgggaaaggattcactttattgtctcacctacagagacaccagtcagtacacactggaaagaggccgttcacctgctcagtctgtgggaaggcatttactcagtcatcccatctacagagtcatcaacgagttcacaccagggagaggccattctcctgctcagactgtgggaagagattcactcagttatccgaactacagagtcaccaacgagttcacactagggagaagctgttcacctgctcagactgtggaaagcgTTTCACTAGATCATCCACCctattggcacaccagtcagttcacactggggagtggtcaTTCACCTGCtgtgagtgtgggaagggattcactcggtcatctcatctactgaaacaccagcgagttcactctgggtAG